The nucleotide window TTGACGCAAGGAGGCAGGAAGGAGCAGAGCAGCCCATAGGCGTTCCCGGACATCGCCGCGGAGGCGGCAGCCTCGGCGACGGCGGCCAGCCGCCTCTCGATCCCGTCGAGGTGACCGGCATGCACGGTGAGCTCGTCCGCGGCCACTCCGAACCCGGTCACGGCTGCTTCCTCCAGATCTTGTTCTTCTTCCAGTCACCGAGCGTGGGCGGAACAACGGGCTGTTCGACGGCGAAGAGTTCGGGATCGGCTTCGAGGTAGTCGGCAACGCGGTGTTCGTCGTCTTCGGCAGGCTTGCCCCCAGGACGCGGAACCCCGGCAAGCGGAGCAGGCTGGCCGGTTCGCGGGGGTTCGGAGGTGCCGGCCGGGGTGTCCCGCACCGTCCCGGACCGTTCAGGCAAGGCGGCGGTGCCGGACCCGGTGGCGTTCCCGTGGTCACCACCGGGAGCGCCGGAGCCGGCCGGGGGCATCCCGGAGCCACCGGGACCACCGAAACCGGCCGAGGGCATCCCGGAGCCACCGGGACCACCGAAACCGGCCGAGGGCATCCCGGAGCCACCGGGACCACCGGCACCAAGCCGCGGCCGGCGGCTGCGGGCGTCCTCACCCGAGCCGAGCCGGGGTGCCCGGCCGAGACCGCCCACCCCCTGCGGCACCCGCCCCGGCCCGCCGGTGCCACCGGGAACCGGAGGATCGGGCGGCAGCGGCGGAACCCCAGCCGCAACAGCCGGATCACCCGGCGGCAGCGGAGGAATCGGCGGAACGAGCCGGGCACCACTCACCCCGGTCGAGTCGGAGTGCGGCGAAACCCCACCTGGCAGGACCGAACCCGGCGGCAACCCTCCCGGCACCCCCGAACCCGGCGGCAACCCTCCCGGCACCCCCGGACCCGGCGGCAGCCCGCCCGGCAC belongs to Amycolatopsis tolypomycina and includes:
- a CDS encoding type VII secretion target — translated: MTGFGVAADELTVHAGHLDGIERRLAAVAEAAASAAMSGNAYGLLCSFLPPCVNPVEDKGKAALAATVEAVRTTAVNVRTAAGSYRQREDASTQPFRDYLA